Part of the Rhodohalobacter sp. 614A genome is shown below.
TTTTTTTGATGGAATCACTTCCTGTTCAGGTACAGACTTCCGGAATGGATTTTTCATAAATTAATTTCTTGTCCCCTGAACCCTTCTGAAAAATTTATTGATTCTTTGGATTTCAATGTGTCAAAAGCCATGTGTATTGAGCCATTCAAAGAAAGCAATTTCAATAAAAAAGAAAAAGAGTTTATCCTAAGCGGATGATTTTTCTTTTTTAAGTTCACGGTCAAATTCCTGTTTTAAATAACGGCCGGTATAGCTCTCTTCTATACTGGAAATTTCTTCGGGTGTACCGGTTGCAAGAATTTCACCGCCGCCGCGCCCTCCTTCAGGTCCAAGATCAATAATCCAATCGGCCGCTTTAATAAGATCAAGATTGTGTTCAATTACAATAACGGTATTTCCCTTGTTTACCAGTTTTTGGATCACTTCCACCAGCATTTTTACGTCCTGAAAATGGAGGCCGGTTGTCGGCTCATCCATAATGTAAACCGTATCCCCGGTGCCAATTTTCGACAATTCCCTGGAGAGCTTGATCCGTTGAGCTTCACCACCACTGAGTGTAGTACTGGACTGGCCAAGCGTCAGATATCCCAAACCGACGGAGTTTAAGGTTTTCAATTTTCGTTTTATAGAGGGGATGGAATCAAAGAACTCATACGCCTCACTGATGGGCATCTGAAGAACATCCGAAATATTTTTTCCCTTGTAATGAATTTCCAGCGTTTCACGGTTATAGCGATCTCCATTACAATTCTCGCAATCCACATACACATCGGGAAGGAAATTCATCTCGATTTTCCGAACGCCATCGCCCTGGCAGGTTTCGCAGCGGCCTCCCTTCACATTGAAAGAGAATCGACCCTGGTCATATCCCCTGATTTTAGATTCAGGAAGTTCAGCAAACAGAGAGCGAATATGATCAAAAACCTTTGTGTACGTGCCGGGATTTGATCGTGGTGTTCTTCCAATCGGGCTTTGATCAATCGAAATTACTTTATCAACGTTTTTCAAACCTTCTATTTCCTGGTAAGGAAGAGGTACATCTTTTGATTTATAAAACTCGTTCGAGAGAATAGGCGCGAGTGTTTGGTTGATCAACGAACTTTTACCGCTACCACTGACTCCGGTTATACAGATAAATTTGCCAAGTGGAATTTCCAGATCTACCTCTTTCAGGTTATGTCCGGTCGCTTTTTTAATTTGAATACTTTTTCCGGTTCCTTTTCGTCGCTTTTCGGGAAAGGGGATGGTTTCTTTATCCTGCAGGAACTTCATGGTCATGGAGTCCGGATCAAGTGCATCGGGCTTTCCTTTGGTTACAATGTAACCGCCTTCCGTTCCGGCGCCGGGGCCAAGGTCCACCACGTAATCGGCATGTTCAATCGTTTCGCGGTCGTGTTCAACTACAATTACTGAATTGCCAAGATCCCGCAACGTTTCAAGCGAACGGATCAGTTTGATATTATCTCTTTGATGAAGTCCAATACTCGGTTCGTCCAAAATGTAAAGTACGCCAACCAATTGAGTTCCGATCTGTGTTGCAAGCCGAATACGCTGAGCTTCTCCGCCACTCAATGTTTGCGCTTCACGGTCGAGAGTGAGGTAATTCAGCCCCACATTCAATAGAAAATCCAGCCGGTCGATAACTTCTTTCAATACCTGTTGACCAATGGTTCGCTGGCGTTCATTCAGTTTTAAATTGCCAATCGTTTTTCGCAGGGTGTCAATATCCTGAACAACAAGATCGTGGATTGTATACCCATCTATTTTATAGGAGAGAGCTTCGGGATTCAGCCGCCCGCCATTGCATTTGGGACATGTTATTTTGGATAAATATGCTTTTGCCTTGTCCCGCTGCTTATTCGATTTACTCTCTTCATACTGTTCCCGAATAATCGATCGAAGGCCTGAAAATTTATGCTTATAGGTTACATTGTTTTTCTTGAAATCATAACTCACATTGAATTTTTGATCGCCACCACCTTCAAACAAAAGATCGAGAGCTTCCTCAGAAAAATTTTCAATGGGAGTATCAAAATCATAACCAACAGTTTCCAAAACAGCCCTTAACTGTTTGAATACAAAAATATCCCGCGGTGTACCCAAGAAACGAATAGCCCCTTCGCTGATTGATTTTTCCGGATTTTGGATGACAAGTTCGCGGCTTACATCATACCGGTAACCCAAACCGTTACACGCTTTACAGGCTCCAAAAGGAGAGTTGAACGAGAATAGGTTGGGAGCGGGATCTTCATAAGAAAGCCCGCTTTCGGGATCATAAAGATTTTTGCTGAAGACTTTGTCGTGGATTTCACCATTTTCCTGGATTCCCAAAATCAGGTTTCCGTCGGCCATTTCCAGAGCAAGATGAACACTTTCCGAAATTCTTTTCTCGCTTTTTTGTGAGATCACAAATCGGTCTACAACAACCTCAATATTGTGTGTTTTGTATCGGTCCAGTTTAATTTCACCTTCAAGGTCAATCAATTCTCCATCCACCCGCGCTTTGATGTAACCTTGTTTCTTCATCTGTTCAAAAAGTTCGCGGTAATGTCCCTTTCGTCCGCGGACCACCGGCGCCAGGCAGTAAGCTTTCGTTCCCTCTTCAAGCTCCATAATGGCAGCTACAATCTGATCGGATGTTTGCTTCTCCATTTTATTCCCGGATTTATAGGAATAGGGGATGGCAATCCGTGCGTAGAGGAGCCGGAGAAAATCGTAGATTTCCGTTACCGTACCTACTGTTGAGCGCGGGTTTCTGTTTGTCGTTTTTTGGTCGATGGAAATAACGGGGGAGAGTCCGTCGATAAAATCAACATCGGGGCGTTCCATCATTCCTAAAAATTGCCGGGCATAAGCCGAAAGCGATTCGAGAAAACGGCGCTGACCCTCCGCATAAATCGTATCGAAAGCCAGTGATGATTTGCCGGAACCGGAAAGACCGGTTAAAACCACAAACTTCTCTCGGGGGATGTTAATATCGATATTTTTAAGATTATGCTCGCGGGCGCCGCGGATTACAATATCTTGTTGCACAGAAGAATGGATTGTAGGTTAAAACTTGTAAGATACAAAGAGTATTGATGAACAACATCCCTTTCAACAATGAAAAAAAGAAACGCATTCATGTTTTGCTAGATTGTTTTATGATTTAAAAAGTGAGTTCGGGCGAAGTCGAAAAC
Proteins encoded:
- the uvrA gene encoding excinuclease ABC subunit UvrA, producing MQQDIVIRGAREHNLKNIDINIPREKFVVLTGLSGSGKSSLAFDTIYAEGQRRFLESLSAYARQFLGMMERPDVDFIDGLSPVISIDQKTTNRNPRSTVGTVTEIYDFLRLLYARIAIPYSYKSGNKMEKQTSDQIVAAIMELEEGTKAYCLAPVVRGRKGHYRELFEQMKKQGYIKARVDGELIDLEGEIKLDRYKTHNIEVVVDRFVISQKSEKRISESVHLALEMADGNLILGIQENGEIHDKVFSKNLYDPESGLSYEDPAPNLFSFNSPFGACKACNGLGYRYDVSRELVIQNPEKSISEGAIRFLGTPRDIFVFKQLRAVLETVGYDFDTPIENFSEEALDLLFEGGGDQKFNVSYDFKKNNVTYKHKFSGLRSIIREQYEESKSNKQRDKAKAYLSKITCPKCNGGRLNPEALSYKIDGYTIHDLVVQDIDTLRKTIGNLKLNERQRTIGQQVLKEVIDRLDFLLNVGLNYLTLDREAQTLSGGEAQRIRLATQIGTQLVGVLYILDEPSIGLHQRDNIKLIRSLETLRDLGNSVIVVEHDRETIEHADYVVDLGPGAGTEGGYIVTKGKPDALDPDSMTMKFLQDKETIPFPEKRRKGTGKSIQIKKATGHNLKEVDLEIPLGKFICITGVSGSGKSSLINQTLAPILSNEFYKSKDVPLPYQEIEGLKNVDKVISIDQSPIGRTPRSNPGTYTKVFDHIRSLFAELPESKIRGYDQGRFSFNVKGGRCETCQGDGVRKIEMNFLPDVYVDCENCNGDRYNRETLEIHYKGKNISDVLQMPISEAYEFFDSIPSIKRKLKTLNSVGLGYLTLGQSSTTLSGGEAQRIKLSRELSKIGTGDTVYIMDEPTTGLHFQDVKMLVEVIQKLVNKGNTVIVIEHNLDLIKAADWIIDLGPEGGRGGGEILATGTPEEISSIEESYTGRYLKQEFDRELKKEKSSA